One region of Caldimonas thermodepolymerans genomic DNA includes:
- a CDS encoding phosphatidylglycerophosphatase A, translated as MNPVDVSDPASAAAAPVRASARFMWRHPAHWIALGFGSGLSPVAPGTVGTLWGWVSFVVLDLWLTDPQWAVVLPAGFAIGWWACTVTARHLRQADPGAIVWDEILCFWLVLWMVTPPGGAQTWSAAWTQLCAFAWFRFFDAVKPGPVAWADARCKGGGWRGGFGILFDDLVAAGCTLLVFALWRVWW; from the coding sequence CCGCGTCCGCCGCGGCGGCGCCCGTGCGCGCCAGCGCGCGCTTCATGTGGCGCCATCCGGCGCACTGGATCGCGCTCGGCTTCGGCAGCGGCCTGAGCCCGGTCGCGCCGGGCACGGTGGGCACGCTGTGGGGCTGGGTCAGCTTCGTCGTGCTGGACCTGTGGCTGACCGACCCGCAATGGGCCGTGGTGCTGCCCGCCGGCTTCGCCATCGGCTGGTGGGCCTGCACCGTGACGGCGCGCCACCTGCGCCAGGCCGACCCGGGCGCCATCGTCTGGGACGAGATCCTGTGCTTCTGGCTGGTGCTGTGGATGGTCACGCCGCCAGGCGGCGCACAGACCTGGTCGGCGGCGTGGACCCAGCTGTGCGCGTTCGCCTGGTTCCGCTTCTTCGATGCCGTCAAGCCGGGCCCGGTGGCCTGGGCCGACGCGCGCTGCAAGGGCGGCGGCTGGCGCGGCGGATTCGGTATCCTGTTCGACGATCTCGTCGCCGCCGGCTGCACGCTGCTGGTGTTCGCGCTGTGGCGCGTCTGGTGGTGA
- a CDS encoding CinA family protein: protein MGSLGLERLVEVQALDTLLTQLGLALTARGLKLVTAESCTGGLIAGACTSIAGSSDWFERGHVTYSNEAKTEQLGVPAEVIERHGAVSREVAMAMALGALQHSRAQVAVAVTGIAGPGGGTPAKPIGTVWFGFAIGQDFVQTEVMLFPGDRGQVRAATVKHALVRLLSLVSQR from the coding sequence ATGGGCAGTCTGGGACTGGAACGGCTGGTGGAGGTGCAGGCGCTGGACACGCTGCTGACGCAGCTGGGGCTGGCGCTGACCGCGCGCGGCCTGAAGCTGGTGACCGCCGAGTCCTGCACCGGCGGGCTGATCGCCGGCGCCTGCACCTCGATCGCCGGCTCGAGCGACTGGTTCGAGCGCGGCCATGTGACCTACTCCAACGAGGCCAAGACCGAGCAGCTGGGCGTGCCGGCCGAGGTGATCGAGCGCCACGGCGCGGTCAGCCGCGAGGTCGCGATGGCGATGGCGCTCGGCGCCCTGCAGCACTCGCGCGCGCAGGTCGCGGTGGCGGTCACCGGCATCGCCGGCCCGGGTGGCGGCACGCCCGCCAAGCCGATCGGCACGGTGTGGTTCGGCTTCGCGATCGGGCAGGACTTCGTGCAGACCGAGGTGATGCTGTTCCCGGGCGACCGCGGCCAGGTGCGCGCGGCCACCGTCAAGCACGCGCTGGTGCGGCTGCTGTCGCTGGTCAGCCAGCGCTGA
- a CDS encoding 2-hydroxyacid dehydrogenase has translation MSLLLAGRQETLAPYLDELQRLLPDERIVLWSPDLPEAEREHIDIAVIGNPPPGCLQGLPRLRLIQSLWAGVDRLLADASLPADVPLARMVDPAMNVAMAETALWAVLSLQRGWFDCLEQQRRGQWRVPPQPRADEVCVGVLGLGQMGRTVAARLAANGYRVLGWSRSGAQLPGITALHGDAGLQQLLGEAHIVVNLLPLTPATRGLFDAATFARMRAGASLVNLARGQHVVDEALLAALDAGHLHRAVLDVFHVEPLPPGHPYWQHPRVVVLPHAAAQTDPRSACQVVADNVRALRCGAPLAHLVDRARGY, from the coding sequence ATGAGCCTCCTGCTTGCCGGCCGCCAGGAGACCCTGGCGCCTTACCTCGACGAACTGCAGCGCCTGCTGCCCGACGAGCGCATCGTCCTGTGGTCGCCCGACCTGCCCGAGGCCGAGCGCGAGCACATCGACATCGCCGTGATCGGCAACCCGCCGCCGGGCTGCCTGCAGGGGCTGCCGCGGCTGCGCCTGATCCAGTCGCTGTGGGCCGGCGTGGACCGGCTGCTGGCCGACGCCTCGCTGCCGGCCGACGTGCCGCTGGCGCGCATGGTCGACCCGGCCATGAACGTCGCGATGGCCGAGACCGCGCTGTGGGCCGTGCTGTCGCTGCAGCGCGGCTGGTTCGACTGCCTGGAGCAGCAGCGCCGCGGGCAATGGCGCGTGCCGCCGCAGCCGCGCGCCGACGAGGTGTGCGTGGGCGTGCTGGGGCTGGGCCAGATGGGCCGCACGGTGGCCGCGCGGCTGGCGGCCAACGGCTACCGCGTGCTCGGCTGGAGCCGCAGCGGCGCGCAGCTGCCCGGCATCACCGCGCTGCACGGCGACGCCGGCCTGCAGCAGCTGCTCGGCGAGGCGCACATCGTCGTGAACCTGCTGCCGCTCACGCCGGCCACGCGCGGGCTGTTCGATGCCGCCACCTTCGCGCGCATGCGAGCGGGCGCGAGCCTGGTCAACCTGGCGCGCGGCCAGCACGTGGTGGACGAGGCGCTGCTGGCGGCGCTCGATGCCGGCCACCTGCACCGCGCGGTGCTGGACGTGTTCCACGTCGAGCCGCTGCCGCCCGGGCATCCGTACTGGCAGCACCCGCGCGTGGTGGTGCTGCCGCATGCGGCGGCGCAGACCGACCCGCGCAGCGCCTGCCAGGTGGTGGCCGACAACGTGCGGGCGCTGCGGTGCGGCGCGCCGCTGGCGCACCTGGTCGACCGCGCGCGGGGGTATTGA
- the holA gene encoding DNA polymerase III subunit delta → MQVRLDQLDAHLQRGLRPLYTIHGDEPLLAQEACDAIRAAARAAGHTERTVHTVVGAHFDWGGLLGAAQALSLFADRRLIEIRIPGGKPGKEGSEALQRYCEALSQDVVTLVVLPRLDKAALKSAWFTALDGAGLTVRVDPVERKVLPQWIAQRLAAQGQRVQPGEAGQRTLAFFADRVEGNLLAAHQEIQKLGLLYPAGELSFEQIEAAVLNVARYNVAKLSEAVLAGQTGRVLRILDGLEAEGEAPVLVHWTLAEDIRALKRVKDALAAGRPLPVALRDQRVWGVKEKLFERAVPRLSDTGVLALLDAAAICDGLVKGLKHPDWPLEPWAALRRLALMATEAVAGPTLRGRLALLP, encoded by the coding sequence ATGCAGGTGCGGCTGGACCAGCTCGACGCCCACCTGCAGCGCGGGCTGCGCCCGCTCTACACCATCCACGGCGACGAGCCCCTGCTGGCCCAGGAGGCCTGCGACGCGATCCGCGCCGCCGCGCGCGCGGCCGGCCACACCGAGCGCACCGTGCACACCGTGGTCGGCGCCCATTTCGACTGGGGCGGGCTGCTCGGCGCCGCGCAGGCGCTGAGCCTGTTCGCCGACCGGCGCCTGATCGAGATCCGCATCCCGGGCGGCAAGCCGGGCAAGGAGGGGTCCGAGGCGCTGCAGCGCTACTGCGAGGCGCTGTCCCAGGACGTGGTCACGCTGGTGGTGCTGCCGCGCCTGGACAAGGCCGCGCTCAAGAGCGCCTGGTTCACCGCGCTGGACGGCGCGGGGCTGACCGTGCGCGTCGACCCGGTCGAGCGCAAGGTGCTGCCGCAATGGATCGCGCAGCGCCTGGCGGCCCAGGGCCAGCGCGTGCAGCCGGGCGAGGCCGGCCAGCGCACGCTGGCCTTCTTCGCCGACCGGGTCGAGGGCAACCTGCTTGCCGCGCACCAGGAGATCCAGAAGCTGGGGTTGCTCTACCCCGCCGGCGAACTGAGCTTCGAGCAGATCGAGGCGGCGGTGCTGAACGTGGCGCGCTACAACGTCGCGAAGCTGTCCGAGGCGGTGCTGGCCGGGCAGACCGGTCGCGTGCTGCGCATCCTCGACGGCCTGGAGGCCGAGGGCGAGGCGCCGGTGCTGGTGCACTGGACGCTGGCCGAGGACATCCGCGCGCTCAAGCGGGTCAAGGACGCGCTGGCCGCCGGCCGGCCGCTGCCGGTGGCGCTGCGCGACCAGCGCGTCTGGGGCGTCAAGGAAAAGCTGTTCGAACGCGCCGTGCCGCGCCTGAGCGACACCGGCGTGCTGGCGCTGCTGGACGCGGCGGCGATCTGCGACGGCCTGGTCAAGGGCCTGAAGCACCCCGACTGGCCGCTCGAGCCCTGGGCGGCGCTGCGCCGGCTGGCGCTGATGGCCACCGAGGCCGTGGCCGGCCCGACGCTGCGCGGGCGGCTCGCGCTGCTGCCCTGA
- the lptE gene encoding LPS assembly lipoprotein LptE, with protein sequence MPTRRTLLLGTLPALLLAGCGFRLRGDYRFAFQTIKLGFAQRSEIGDELRRQLAAAPDVRVVESAKDAQVVLEVLEDRVSRSASASTAAGQVREITLRTRLRFRLLTAAGRELIPETELVLSQLLSYNETDALGKESEEAELVRDMRRDIVAQVMRRLAAVEL encoded by the coding sequence ATGCCGACGCGCCGCACGCTGCTGCTGGGCACCCTGCCGGCCCTGCTGCTGGCCGGCTGCGGGTTCCGGCTGCGCGGAGACTACCGCTTCGCGTTCCAGACCATCAAGCTGGGCTTCGCGCAGCGCTCGGAGATCGGCGACGAGCTGCGCCGGCAGCTGGCAGCCGCGCCGGACGTCCGGGTGGTCGAATCAGCCAAGGACGCCCAGGTGGTGCTGGAGGTGCTGGAAGACCGCGTCAGCCGCAGCGCCAGCGCCAGCACCGCGGCCGGCCAGGTGCGCGAGATCACGCTGCGCACCCGGCTGCGCTTCCGGCTGCTGACCGCCGCCGGGCGCGAGCTCATCCCCGAGACCGAGCTGGTGCTCTCGCAGCTGCTCAGCTACAACGAGACCGACGCGCTCGGCAAGGAAAGCGAGGAAGCCGAGCTGGTGCGCGACATGCGGCGCGACATCGTCGCCCAGGTCATGCGGCGCCTGGCCGCGGTGGAGCTCTGA
- the leuS gene encoding leucine--tRNA ligase — MNTRQLPVYDHRQVEADAQADWQARDAYRVTEDTNKKKFYACSMLPYPSGKLHMGHVRNYTINDMLTRYLRMNGYNVLMPMGWDAFGLPAENAALKNGVPPAKWTYDNIAYMKKQMQAMGLAIDWSREIATCDPSYYKWNQWLFLKMLEKGIAYRKTQVVNWDPVDQTVLANEQVIDGRGWRTGALVEKREIPGYYLKITDYAEELLDFVVNKLPGWPERVRLMQENWIGKSEGVRFAFTHEIRDASGHLIQDGRLYVFTTRADTIMGVTFCAVAPEHPLARHAAASNPRLAAFIEECKKGGTTEAELALKEKEGLPTGLTVTHPLTGEQVEVWVGNYVLMSYGDGAVMGVPAHDERDFAFAKKYGLPIKQVVAVEGETFSADAWAEWYADKQRGRCVNSGVLDGLDHKAAVDKVAELLAAKGLGEKKTTWRLRDWGISRQRYWGTPIPIIHCDDCGPVPVPEKDLPVVLPQDCVPDGSGNPLNKRADFLNVACPKCGKPARRETDTMDTFVDSSWYFMRYCDPTKDDAMVGEGAQYWMPMDQYIGGIEHAILHLLYARFWTKVMRDLGLVKVDEPFVKLLTQGMVLNHIYSRRNEKGGIEYFWPHEVENVYDEQGKIVGAKLKSDGSAVTYEGVGTMSKSKNNGVDPQDLIDRYGADTARLFVMFASPPEQTLEWNDAGVEGAHRFLKRLWNHAQSRSEQVAGVAAGAQLSGAVPAEVKKLRLELHRLLQQATYDYERMQYNTVVSACMKMLNTLEDFKAEGPDAAWAVQEGLGILLRVLYPACPHITHALWQQLGYAARLGDLLDAPWPAVDEGALKQDEIQLVLQVNGKHRGAVTVPAGADKAAIEAAALASPEFQKFSEGKPAKKVIVVPGRLVNVVV; from the coding sequence ATGAACACCCGACAACTCCCCGTTTACGACCACCGCCAGGTGGAAGCCGACGCCCAGGCCGACTGGCAGGCCCGTGACGCCTACCGCGTCACCGAAGACACGAACAAGAAGAAGTTCTACGCCTGTTCGATGCTGCCCTACCCCTCGGGCAAGCTGCACATGGGCCACGTGCGCAACTACACGATCAACGACATGTTGACGCGCTACCTGCGCATGAACGGCTACAACGTGCTGATGCCGATGGGCTGGGATGCCTTCGGCCTGCCGGCGGAGAACGCGGCGCTGAAGAACGGCGTGCCGCCGGCCAAGTGGACCTACGACAACATCGCCTACATGAAGAAGCAGATGCAGGCGATGGGTCTGGCGATCGACTGGTCGCGCGAGATCGCCACCTGCGATCCCAGCTACTACAAGTGGAACCAGTGGCTGTTCCTGAAGATGCTCGAGAAGGGCATCGCCTACCGCAAGACCCAGGTCGTCAACTGGGACCCGGTGGACCAGACCGTGCTGGCCAACGAGCAGGTCATCGACGGGCGCGGCTGGCGTACCGGCGCGCTGGTCGAGAAGCGCGAGATCCCGGGCTACTACCTGAAGATCACCGACTACGCCGAGGAGCTGCTCGACTTCGTCGTCAACAAGCTGCCCGGCTGGCCCGAGCGCGTGCGGCTGATGCAGGAGAACTGGATCGGCAAGAGCGAGGGCGTGCGCTTCGCCTTCACGCACGAGATCCGTGACGCGAGCGGCCACCTGATCCAGGACGGCAGGCTCTACGTCTTCACGACGCGCGCCGACACCATCATGGGCGTGACCTTCTGCGCAGTCGCGCCCGAGCACCCGCTGGCCCGGCACGCCGCGGCCTCGAACCCCAGGCTGGCCGCCTTCATCGAGGAGTGCAAGAAGGGCGGCACCACCGAAGCCGAGCTGGCGCTCAAGGAAAAGGAAGGCCTGCCCACGGGCCTGACCGTCACCCACCCGCTGACCGGCGAGCAGGTCGAGGTGTGGGTCGGCAACTACGTGCTGATGAGCTACGGCGACGGCGCCGTGATGGGCGTGCCCGCGCATGACGAGCGCGACTTCGCGTTCGCGAAGAAGTACGGCCTGCCGATCAAGCAGGTGGTCGCGGTCGAGGGCGAGACCTTCTCGGCCGACGCCTGGGCCGAGTGGTACGCCGACAAGCAGCGCGGCCGCTGCGTCAACTCCGGCGTGCTCGACGGGCTGGACCACAAGGCCGCGGTCGACAAGGTCGCCGAGCTGCTGGCCGCCAAGGGCCTGGGCGAGAAGAAGACCACCTGGCGCCTGCGCGACTGGGGCATCAGCCGCCAGCGCTACTGGGGCACGCCGATCCCCATCATCCACTGCGACGACTGCGGGCCGGTGCCTGTGCCCGAGAAGGACCTGCCGGTCGTGCTGCCGCAGGACTGCGTGCCCGACGGCAGCGGCAACCCGCTGAACAAGCGCGCCGACTTCCTGAACGTCGCCTGCCCGAAGTGCGGCAAGCCGGCACGGCGCGAGACCGACACGATGGACACCTTCGTGGATTCGTCGTGGTACTTCATGCGCTACTGCGACCCGACCAAGGACGACGCGATGGTCGGCGAAGGCGCGCAGTACTGGATGCCGATGGACCAGTACATCGGCGGCATCGAGCACGCCATCCTGCACCTGCTGTACGCGCGCTTCTGGACCAAGGTGATGCGCGACCTGGGACTGGTCAAGGTGGACGAGCCCTTCGTGAAGCTGCTCACCCAGGGCATGGTGCTCAACCACATCTACTCGCGCCGCAACGAGAAGGGCGGCATCGAGTACTTCTGGCCGCACGAGGTCGAGAACGTCTACGACGAGCAGGGCAAGATCGTCGGCGCCAAGCTCAAGAGCGACGGCTCGGCGGTGACCTACGAGGGCGTGGGCACGATGTCCAAGTCGAAGAACAACGGCGTCGACCCGCAGGATCTGATCGACCGCTACGGCGCCGACACCGCGCGCCTGTTCGTGATGTTCGCCTCGCCGCCCGAACAGACGCTGGAGTGGAACGACGCCGGCGTCGAGGGCGCGCACCGCTTCCTCAAGCGCCTGTGGAACCATGCCCAGTCGCGCAGCGAGCAGGTCGCGGGCGTGGCCGCCGGCGCGCAGCTGTCCGGGGCGGTGCCCGCCGAGGTCAAGAAGCTGCGCCTGGAGCTGCACCGCCTGCTGCAGCAGGCCACCTACGACTACGAGCGCATGCAGTACAACACCGTGGTGTCGGCCTGCATGAAGATGCTCAACACGCTGGAGGACTTCAAGGCCGAGGGCCCCGACGCCGCCTGGGCGGTGCAGGAAGGCCTGGGCATCCTGCTGCGCGTGCTGTACCCGGCCTGCCCGCACATCACCCATGCGCTGTGGCAGCAGCTGGGCTATGCCGCCCGCCTCGGCGACCTGCTGGACGCCCCGTGGCCGGCGGTCGACGAAGGCGCGCTCAAGCAGGACGAGATCCAGCTGGTGCTGCAGGTCAACGGCAAGCACCGCGGCGCGGTGACCGTGCCGGCCGGGGCCGACAAGGCCGCCATCGAGGCCGCTGCGCTGGCCAGCCCCGAGTTCCAGAAGTTCTCGGAAGGCAAGCCGGCGAAGAAGGTCATCGTCGTGCCCGGCCGCCTGGTCAACGTGGTGGTGTGA